The Rosa rugosa chromosome 3, drRosRugo1.1, whole genome shotgun sequence sequence catcctattccatcaattggatttgacgatgctagagagtttacatcgaagaattttgatggttattgcaatgggactgatgttggacatcatattcccatgtacacacccaaatggtctcgcggaaacgactacgatggtagtccggacattggtaatgcgcaccaatctccttatatccgcttggggagatgcaatatcgcatgcagctatgctaattcgtctacgacccaccgccactcaatctacctctgcgttacagctagtgactgggtacaaatatcgtacttacgcatatttgagtgtgccatttatgtgccaatttcaccgccacagcgctctataatgggtccttacagatgaatgagcaactcagttggatttgagactccaacaatcttccgccacttaatgcccttgcatggcgatctccttaccgctagatttgcggatgtcactttgatgagacagtcttcccgtcgttagggggagataagaacacagatgttcagcaggaacgacaggaattgtcgtggcctgtccccactatgtctcatctcgatccctactaaagtgacgagatcacacaaatatgctgcaaacacgCCCGCAAGGATGgaagtccctacgagaggacgtaccgccaccctacacagaggtaggcatggcgccaatgccaaagagagtggtactctggcgttataggccatggccccagctaggatgcgtgggaggcccgtgagttcgaatgatactttggcacattccaaccctttgatcatcgacactcaaaatccgtctcatgagaatcttccgggttatggttatcgttgggggacgcctcaacgttagaaccctattcctgagaatatagagctctatgaaacttacactagtgtacatgagacgtgggataaaaactccatcataattgatgatgtagtcacgcatttcgttgtgcatgagtttgttgagtccaatGATATctaaccacgctccgttgatgaatgaatgcctacgtagagagatttggcctaaatggaaagatgcgatccaggttaagatggattctctaacgaagaggaaggttttctgagctagtgatgccaacacctcctgacataaaacctattgactaatgggtcttcgttagaaagcgtgatgagaaaaagatatggcaatctcgccttatggcgcaaggcttctcataaaacgccctggaatcgactacgatgagacatattctctcgtaatggatgtcattgcactccactaccttgtcagtttggtagttttcgaataactgaacatgcagcttacaaatgtggtcactacgtatctctatggggatctagatacggaatatacatgaaggttcatggtgaacttcatttacccaagtcaagtggctctagaccacggagcgcgtttacaaagaggttgaaacgctcactaaagtgactacttgattgggaagggatatgcccacgcgtttccataacaagtttaggattctatcgcggttcatgttggacatgatcttcattagaagcccttaaagagttaagggaaactgctgaacatttgaaatccgagtttgagatgaaggattttgggagaacacgattatgtctcggtttggaacttgagcatcgtgtcgatagatgcttaggaattttgacaaggtcaagccttcaagcacccccatgatcgtccgtagtcttgatcctgaaaaagaTCCTCTTCGtcaaaaggatgatgacgaagatgtgctagaggcagaagtgccttacttgagtacaatgggcgcattattgtacttagctcaatgcacaagaccagacatctcatatgttgtgaacttgttagctagatatagctttgcgccaacgcgacgccaataggattggtgtaaaagatatctttcagtacttgagatgtacgattgatatgggcttgttctatccctacagagagatgatggattcggacccatcatataccaggaacgccgccaacactggcctgcgtcccctctccccatcccaaaacgaagttattgttttggaaggttttgctgatgctgggtatctctctgacccacacaaatgtcattcccaaactggttaagtgttcaccatgggtaaagactgcgatatcttggaggtctatagaatagaccctagtcgctatatcttcggaccatgcagagactattgctcttcacgaagagattcgtgaatgtatatggattggatccataattacgcatgttcgaacaattgtggtttaaagtctaccatagatgagcctacgagcatttaggataatgcagcttgttttgaacaaatgaagcaaggctacatcaaagcgataacaccaagcttaatcagcaacaacagactcccctcaagatcaaagtgaactaggttcaatctgaggacagtgtggcagacttgctcactaagtcattgcctaaattccactttcgagagacatgttggtagcatcgtttgcggaagttacccgaactcccataaccgtagtcatcagggggagatgcagacatcaggggggagatgtctacatgtatggtctcgaaacgtgaagggtgtgttgtgctctttttccccttcgaccgaggttatttttgtcccactgggtttttgttactcggcaaggtttttaacgaggcaacgagagaagcaccgcgtttggacaacacaagagggagtgtttaaggatatctctatttgtgtttggcccaaactctaggttacttgacctagtggtaatagggttaaattagaaggatctagattcctattcaatgtacgattactttccttgtacgattgagattctatgcattgtaatcctctatataaagaggcccctattatcaatgagaatatacagcaaattcctctcaaattcagtttctctacaacaatgaAGACATAATTAAAATTCTCGTGGACACGTGGATTTTAAAACGGCTTCCAACTATTTTAATTATCTTGATGCATTTGTTTCTCatgagatttttttatttttttatggcaGAGTGGTGCCATGCAAGTGAGATGGTTAGTGATTTGTGTCTTAATGTTGTGAGCTTTTCTTGTGATGTTCTTTCTTGTGATGTGTGTCTTAATGTgtgtttgttattttatttttggcagCGTTGACATCCTTCGTGATAGCAAGGGGAATCTTCCTCGCATGTTGAAGAATCTGGACCCATTCTTTATGCTGTTTATTTGTAATGAATGGATGAACAAATATCCCATTGTGAGATGGCACGAGATAGGTAATCTGTTCAGCCAGTTGTTCTGTTTTGTTTGCGATGCGATAACTATGATGCTGATGGCCTTGTTGTGTTTTATTAGTGGAGCTTTGTGGACCGAAAGATGCCGTGGGGGATATGTCTCTGTGGCATCTTTTGCAACCAAAACTCTATCGTCTTTCTTCAAGTTGTCGGTGCCCCCAGTCTAATCTATTGCTGTTTGGTCCGGAGGTAAGTGTTGGTTTATTTCTGCAGCCATTCATGTATGCCGATAAAACGGTTTTAGTTGTGTAGTGTCTAATTCCGAGTTTTTTTTAAGGGATCTGGTAAAATGTTGTTCGCCCAAGGAATTGCGGGGGAAGCGAAAGCcacctttttccattttaatgcTGCTTCATTGGAAACTGAAAATGTAAGTTTCTTGTTGAGATGTGATATATTTGCAAGTATGTTGATTTACCAATGCAATATCTATGATGAGGTGCTTTTCTGGTTTTTATTTTCGTAATGCTTTGGTGAATGTTTGCAGTTGTCATTATCCATGCCTCATTTTATTGAGGCAATCTGGTCTTCAAGTTTTTCTGGAATTGTACTCAATGCCTTGAGACAGTTATAACCCCATACAAATACTACTAGATAGAACATCTTTCTTGACGTTTGAAAAACATAATGAAAATATTTTTATTACGTTTTTCAAACTCCATCAAGGACTTCACAACGGGTGTTAAGGTTTGTCTTGCATAACTATAGTGTTTTTAAAACAGCttgaaaaatgatttatgaaatttAGAGAACGTCACTAATACTATTTTGATGACGTTAGCCAAATGTCATGGAATTTGTTTAATTGATGTTCGGTTAAACGccactattttttatttttttaattttttttaaaagccgATGTAATAATTCTCTTCACAGTACAGAAAATATTCATTTTCCACATACCAGGTCAAGTTTATGATTTCGCTCCACTCTACATATGACCTAGACCTCACATCTTTTCTGGTTAAATCATCAACATCTGGTGGGCGGTTTTTCTTATGAGTGAAGAAAAACTTTATAATTAAACATAATATGAAAAATATCAAATCTAATGttagtttttcctttttttttttttttttttcttccggAATTGACAAACGACAAGTTTTGGTTTCTCCTGTTTTTCTCTCGGATCATGTCTTACATATTTTTTGTTATTGCATACTATTAGAGCAAACTCTCGCATAAAATCATGATCTTACATATCTTCTGCTCTTGCATGTGATAATTAAGCTTAAGGTAGCTCAACTAGGTGTCATCATTATTTGGCCCTTCGGCCGTAAGCCCATTTCAATCCCGCCCGGCCCAGCCCGATCCTTGTTCAAATAGGATAGGGTAATGGCCATGGAaatgaaacccggcccggccctttaaACCCGTCCAAACAAaccctaataattttttattttttctattttctaattATGTTCATCTTTTTTTATTCACATACAACTTATCCTTTTGTTTGCCCTTCTGCGtttagtatttttttatttgttcactTTGTTGAACTGAATCCCCATCCTCTTCTGCTGGAGATGATTTCAAGAACATCCCATTACTTCTATGTCCGACCTCTACTTTTGACATTGGGCTTATTCCTTACTCCGTTACAACGTATCCCACAACGCTCTGTGGGACTTGCAGAAAGCCTATGCACTTGGAGGTTCCATATGTTGACCATGCTAGGAATGAAAATGGTGGATGGATTCACTTGCAATTCATCATTTTTGGTGACATGAAGATGATGCCCGAGGGTGATTATCTTGATACCTTCGACTTGGTCAAGAGTTTGAGATTTAACTGGGGTAACCTCAGGAAAAAGGAATTCCCTCAGCTTGGGAATGATTCGTTCACTGCTCAAATCTTGTGTGGAGAAAAAGACTTCCCTGACCGAGTTATTTCTGGCAGAGCTGATGAATGATGAATCTGATTAAGACGCATGAGTACAGGTGATTAGTTATTGCTGTTTAACTGCATCAATATGCTCCTAGATATTGCAGGTTTATTAGCAATCCATGAAGATAATCAAAACCTAACGTCGTTGGACACAGTGCTCTGTTTCTCAAGCTGTTTGGAGGTGCTGTTTGGTGTTTTTGGCTATGTAATGTTTGACTTTAACTATTAACCTtcaatgtgtgtgtgtgtgtgtatatgtgtttttttatttttatttttatctaatACCATTGAGCCTCAATCGTACTTATCATAGTTTTGTAATATGCTATTATGTAATCTAAAATTCGTGTACTCTACGTACCGTATTGAAATAGCAGGAATGCAGGACTTGAAAAAGTTTGCACAGGttcttcccaaaaaaaaaaaaaaaacattattgctttattattattatttttttttttacccaaaCATGATTTCTACAACTATTAGAATTTTCCTCAAATCCTAGAAGAAACTTACATGGGTTCCAGAATAAAATGTGGATTCTTTATAGTAATTTCGGCAAAGAAGATTACAATGAAGATTCAAGAttgttctctacttctcaagaaatattttgattggttgaatgatgtcaTTGAAGTAGAAATTAATCAAGATTCTATGCTATGCCATGCACTATATATAGGGAGGTCTAGACGTCAAATTTTCAtcaccacaaaattcagaatcaaagtAACGCATACCTCTCACCTTCTTTCTCTCAAGTTTTCAGTTTTCATCCATTCTTCCAAGTTCAAGAAGCCGTGAAGCATTCAATCCTCCATTCACCATCCTTGCCGTGAGCAACCTTCAAcattccaccacctttgaagcttcttgctTCCTTGAAGTtgcaaaagtgtaaccatgaccacctttttattgtttttggtttctagactttgtaaaacaatttcgattttggtttttgttttattgAATTGGATGTTGCGATTTCATGTTAGAATGAAGCTTTGAATTTAGATGTTTaattttcgaatactatgaagcatgttttaggttttcaaaacaaaaaattgctATTTCATATGTGTGATGCATGATTGTTGGTTTTGTGTGAGTAACCCATcgtttatgtgttaattgatctgtggatgcatactttgattgatgagtatgtaattgaatccatattaagattTACTAGCGTTCTAAGTCTTAATAATTAACGTGGAAAACCTAtagttccttaggtaaatcaacagtGAGCTTTGCATGAtaagattagcgttctaacttgttatctttgcttgaattgatcaaacttccatatGTGCTTAATGCGTTAAAAGTGCTTTtattagtgattagctaccactattaattgcatgcttaattgggttaactatggtgcgttcatccaGTTTATTTAATTAACGGAAATAAAAAGGACTTTGTACgcgttcatctctgttcttgattgattcctTACTATGACatgttttgattcgtgattgatgctttgaaaccttgccaacgtgTTAATAGTAGTTAATTAGATCTATATTTCCTTCCATTCATCTATATCTACTTGATTCTTTGTTTTGGTAAGTCACTTGTATAATATTTACTTGTTAGATTAAAATACAAATCCTAAAATTCCTTCCTTTGTAAATCATAAATAATAAAGTgtaaatatatttttgttttctttatctAACGTGTTATTTTGCAGAAATAAATACGTCCTAATTCCCGATTGataacgatccctacttattcttactacatcAAAGTTCCCGAAGTTTTCAAAGAGACACTGACTTTAGGAATAGTTGGGGATATCCTTAAAAGTGATCTATTAAAGCAGGACGTAGAGCTGAACCCAACTGCCCCAACTATCCCCATCTCTAATCCTAGTGTTTTCCCACCTATGCTTGGATACTTTGTTCCTTTAGATGGCGCTGTGATGGTTCGACCAATATAGGCTACAAATCCAATCCAATTTCACTCTAGCAGTTCATTCACCACCAGCCCTACTGCTTCTAATCCAACACCAAATGTGTTTCAGTATGGCCTTTCACCAAAATCTTTAGTTGGCGCTGGTATGGTTGGACCAGCACCATAGGCTACAAATCCAACCCAATCTCACTTTAGTAGTTCATTAACCACCAGCCCTGCTGCTTGTGGTTTGGCAGTTATAGCTGGAAGCCTCAAGATATATAATTAGGAAAAGTTATCTTTTGTCATAGGAAAGGTTGTGGTAGTAAATAGTTGTATAGATCAATTCAGAATTGGCATTTTGTGGAACAATATTTGCACTCAGAAGTGAGAATGATAGTTTCCAGATGACATCAAGATTTGTGAGGGAGTTTGATGCTGCTTCTCTATGGGAATTTTGAGTGTATTAGAGTGCATCTTCCCTTAATTTGGTCTTCATTTAACTCGTATGCAATCAGGAAACCTAAAttgataattattattttttattttcttttccataattCACACGAAGTAGATATTCCTCCAAACTCTCCCTTTTTGATCAATTGTCGAAATCTTCTTTATTTCCTTTATTTCTCACGGCAAAACAAATAAATGTGGGACTATGACTCCTCCAAGACGTCAAGACTCTTCTAGAAGGTCATATGGatgtcacatgcttcaatctttgggtcAGGCTTCTTCCCATGTATATGACACCAACTAgtcattctagaacattcttgtacattcttgagtcatcttgaagccacaacatCTCCTAGCCTTCCCAGGTATCTTAGCATCATCAAGACTCCCAACAGCTTTCCGGCCTAGTCTAATTAGGACTCTTTATTTCCGAGATGTTCTGAAACCTTTCGAAGCTCTCCTTGTGTAACAGGGATTCCTAGTCATGTTAGGTTTCCTTTTCCTAGCAGGAATGAGTTTCCTTGTTCAACTGGGATTCTGTCATTTCCATGAGCTCACTCTTAGTTGACTCAGGATTCCTatttcaactgggattccttctcttagtaggattgggaaaacattatttctccatttctttctcatttctgcgccatttcTTCCTTGCCTGCCTTTTTAGACTCAAAAGTACCTAAATacaaaaactaagttagaaatgataatattaagagaataactaagtaaaatgtagagagaataatattaaaaacatagcaaatattgCTCTCATTATAACTGGACCATATTTCTCAAATACCGATTTGAGCCTCTTCTCGCTCACACTTGAATGAAGCTAAGTTACGAACAATGTCCTCATTTTTCCGCCACGGCGTGATATCACTACAAGAAATTTGGGTATATGCAACGGGTTTATATGCAAGGAGTCAAAATTCCTTGCAATTGGTTGACTTATACAAAGAATTTTGTGAATCCTTGCATAACAACGATTCCTTGTGCTTGGTTTTCTGAAATCTAAAAAATGGTAAATTTAGAATCCTTGCAATTATTGATGGGCGGGACTCCAAAATCACAATTGCAACGATCTGACGATTCCTTGTTTTTATTTGTGGACTCCTCTCGGAGCCCTTATCACTAGACTGAGTCTAgttagaaaaagaagaaacaaaagttCTCAGACTTCTCTTTGGTCCTTCCAGATCGATGAAGAACACACCCAAAATACCAAAACCCCAAATCCAACTGTGAATGGCGAATCTGGAACTCATGAACACTCGCACTCAAAGTCAACAACGCAAGGTTCTCCATCTCTCATGTCGTCATCGCCACCTATCTCTGCTTTCTTGCTCAATTAGTTTGGGTCTTCTTTATCGCTCGCAAGGTTCTCCCTTGATCTCTGGATATATATAATTTGGTTTATTTTCAATTCAGTTTGCCTAGGGTTTATATGATTGCATTT is a genomic window containing:
- the LOC133737529 gene encoding ATPase family AAA domain-containing protein FIGL1-like — translated: MQVRCVDILRDSKGNLPRMLKNLDPFFMLFICNEWMNKYPIVRWHEIVELCGPKDAVGDMSLWHLLQPKLYRLSSSCRCPQSNLLLFGPEGSGKMLFAQGIAGEAKATFFHFNAASLETENLSLSMPHFIEAIWSSSFSGIMMPEGDYLDTFDLVKSLRFNWGNLRKKEFPQLGNDSFTAQILCGEKDFPDRVISGRADE